From Candidatus Woesearchaeota archaeon, one genomic window encodes:
- a CDS encoding glycosyltransferase family 4 protein, whose protein sequence is MKICLNPYIEGSGVGTYTLELARYLSKNSEHEIVVIGDKKLENPEYNIKVFESPKQRSFFFEIPPFSWFYGPYQDYLISELVNKIKPDIFHTSDHLAFNRVKCPTISTGWDYPKGLLECVKLALNYEKKSLLLYRIIREIEMSIKDWLAIKKVKKVLCVTNHVKQNIGNKGIFLPPGINIQKNNEKKFERLTLTFIGRNHIWIKRKGLKYLLDALSLIEKYCKIDYDLVLIGKIPSKFKKVLANYKTIRSHIKLKGLLSRENTLNIIKKSHLLVAPSLYDEFNFGVLEALSCGIPVIASKYNYSFQDMIGHNETGILVNIYDKKQFAKELFNLIQNKTKLNILSKNTVKRVKEKYSWEVQVPKILEVYEHYL, encoded by the coding sequence ATGAAAATTTGCCTAAACCCCTATATTGAAGGCTCTGGTGTAGGAACTTACACTTTAGAACTTGCAAGATATCTCTCTAAGAATTCAGAACATGAGATAGTTGTAATTGGAGACAAAAAATTAGAAAATCCAGAGTATAACATCAAAGTATTTGAAAGCCCAAAACAAAGGTCTTTTTTTTTTGAAATACCCCCTTTTTCTTGGTTTTATGGGCCATACCAAGACTATCTAATTTCTGAGCTGGTTAATAAGATTAAACCAGATATTTTCCATACGAGCGACCATTTGGCGTTTAATAGGGTTAAGTGCCCTACAATTAGTACGGGGTGGGATTATCCTAAGGGACTATTAGAATGTGTTAAACTTGCCTTAAATTATGAAAAAAAATCTTTATTGCTTTATAGAATTATCCGGGAAATAGAAATGAGTATCAAGGATTGGCTTGCCATTAAAAAGGTTAAAAAAGTATTGTGTGTTACAAATCATGTTAAACAAAATATAGGAAATAAAGGAATTTTTCTTCCGCCAGGAATTAATATTCAAAAAAATAACGAAAAAAAGTTTGAAAGGCTTACTTTAACATTTATTGGGAGAAATCATATCTGGATAAAACGCAAAGGTTTAAAATATTTATTAGACGCGCTTAGTTTGATTGAAAAATATTGTAAAATCGATTATGATTTAGTATTAATTGGAAAAATCCCTTCGAAATTTAAAAAAGTTTTAGCAAATTATAAAACAATCCGGAGCCATATTAAGCTAAAAGGGCTTTTATCACGGGAGAATACATTAAATATAATTAAAAAATCACATTTACTTGTTGCGCCTTCATTATATGATGAATTTAATTTTGGAGTATTAGAAGCATTATCCTGCGGAATACCGGTTATCGCATCAAAGTATAATTATTCATTCCAAGACATGATCGGACATAATGAAACCGGAATATTGGTCAATATTTATGATAAGAAACAATTTGCAAAAGAATTGTTTAACCTAATTCAAAACAAAACTAAATTAAACATATTAAGCAAAAATACAGTTAAAAGAGTTAAAGAAAAGTATTCATGGGAAGTCCAGGTACCTAAAATTTTAGAAGTTTACGAACATTATCTCTAA
- a CDS encoding B12-binding domain-containing radical SAM protein: protein MTKKIVLINTWMPSDMDLKPLPPHLGLLAIATYIKQEGYEPVIFDSRKYLQQGKDFWPVLEREIKDSLCVGLSVMTAQVDSALRIASKIKQNYPKMPLVWGGYHPSLFPKQTLDDPLVDFVIQGEGDWSFLDVLKALELGEDFENIDGLGYKKNGELIFNPQKKFHEINDLPAWNWSFYDLNQFLIGGTWSDPIPVKQLPVQTSRGCPYMCTFCINTALNCYRKWRVKEVRNVVDEIENLVKIYGIEWINFRDEIFFLTKKRIIEFCDALIEKNIKIEWAANARVDFFEIGIVDDEVMKKLKDCGCVNLSFGAESGSPKMLKFLRKGITPGQILKSAEVCNKYGIKPVYSFIVGLPGETKEDIMMTLDIMKQIIKLCPSSVLLGPHLYRPYPGCELYDIAKKFGVPEAKTLRGWPEIMGEAFKKSSDPIEKGGYGFDSLPWVYDRKFVNAFITYARYAVYDPVILFKTKRYHMAVQSILAKLRFQIGFYGAIGIERKIRDNVRKLLKF from the coding sequence ATGACTAAAAAAATAGTATTAATAAATACATGGATGCCTAGTGATATGGACCTTAAACCGCTACCACCACATCTGGGTCTTTTGGCTATTGCAACATATATTAAACAAGAAGGTTATGAACCGGTTATTTTTGATTCTCGGAAATATCTTCAACAAGGAAAAGATTTTTGGCCTGTTTTAGAAAGAGAAATAAAAGATTCACTTTGTGTGGGTTTATCTGTTATGACGGCACAAGTTGATTCTGCTTTAAGAATTGCTAGTAAAATTAAACAAAATTACCCTAAAATGCCGCTTGTATGGGGGGGATATCATCCAAGTTTATTTCCTAAACAAACGTTAGATGATCCATTAGTGGATTTTGTTATCCAGGGAGAAGGAGATTGGTCTTTTTTAGATGTATTGAAAGCTTTAGAATTAGGAGAAGATTTTGAAAATATTGATGGTTTGGGGTATAAAAAGAATGGTGAATTAATATTTAACCCCCAGAAGAAATTTCATGAGATTAATGATTTACCTGCCTGGAACTGGTCATTTTATGATTTAAATCAGTTTTTAATTGGTGGCACTTGGTCTGATCCTATACCAGTTAAACAGTTGCCTGTGCAAACTAGCAGGGGCTGTCCTTACATGTGTACATTTTGTATAAACACCGCTTTAAATTGTTATCGTAAATGGCGCGTTAAAGAAGTAAGGAATGTAGTAGATGAAATTGAAAATCTTGTAAAAATCTACGGTATTGAATGGATAAATTTCAGAGATGAAATCTTCTTTTTAACAAAAAAAAGGATTATTGAGTTTTGTGATGCGTTAATAGAAAAAAATATTAAAATTGAGTGGGCTGCAAATGCCAGAGTTGATTTTTTTGAAATTGGAATTGTTGATGATGAAGTTATGAAAAAATTAAAAGATTGTGGTTGTGTCAATCTAAGTTTTGGCGCTGAATCAGGTTCACCTAAAATGTTAAAATTTTTAAGGAAAGGGATTACACCTGGACAAATATTAAAATCTGCTGAAGTTTGTAATAAGTATGGAATAAAACCAGTATATTCGTTTATTGTTGGATTGCCCGGCGAAACAAAAGAAGATATTATGATGACTTTAGATATTATGAAACAAATAATTAAATTATGCCCTTCATCTGTTCTTTTGGGTCCTCACTTATACCGTCCTTATCCAGGGTGTGAGTTGTATGATATTGCTAAAAAGTTTGGTGTTCCCGAAGCTAAAACTTTAAGAGGGTGGCCTGAAATAATGGGCGAAGCTTTTAAAAAATCATCTGATCCAATTGAAAAAGGCGGTTATGGTTTTGATTCATTACCATGGGTCTACGATAGGAAGTTTGTTAATGCGTTTATTACATATGCAAGATATGCGGTTTATGACCCCGTTATTCTGTTTAAAACTAAACGTTATCACATGGCGGTTCAATCAATCTTAGCTAAATTAAGATTTCAAATTGGATTTTATGGAGCAATTGGAATAGAACGAAAAATTAGAGATAATGTTCGTAAACTTCTAAAATTTTAG
- a CDS encoding glycosyltransferase family 4 protein gives MKRLNIYLYSTQDITQMGGGGNSSSTTFKYLNKAGHHVTFFKSILEMEKALIKSKPDIILHHNIKDLDKVYPISKKLDIPLLSTINNLITCQTGVHIKYDSNFGVPCFKCSFFKGLVCQIKEKNVRPLNEKLSALFFYPLRYYNRNQRIKLLNDINGIIAISPTLKKLLRINGVKNKIYVCNQPIDDDMLIKPQKRLHFDKKTIFYQGGGEPFKGVRVLIEAFIKLKQDDTKLLIAGDIRKENNLNIKLIQHKYPNIKFLGQVSVDDIKKYYYSSDIFVFPSLWFEAFGRGWAEAACCGKPIITFRGRGGSSDFLSNNVNALVIEPRMNDIVLAMDKLLNDGKLRNKLAKNVKEFAKQNLVASKVADKLTSIYDEVLKL, from the coding sequence ATGAAACGGCTTAATATCTATCTTTATTCAACCCAAGATATCACACAAATGGGCGGAGGCGGAAATAGTTCTTCAACTACTTTCAAATATCTAAATAAAGCCGGACATCATGTTACCTTTTTTAAAAGTATACTTGAAATGGAAAAAGCGTTAATAAAATCTAAACCGGATATTATCTTACATCATAATATCAAAGATCTTGATAAAGTTTATCCGATTTCTAAAAAATTAGACATACCTTTATTATCAACAATTAATAATTTAATCACGTGCCAAACTGGAGTCCATATCAAATATGACTCTAATTTTGGGGTTCCGTGCTTTAAATGTAGTTTCTTTAAAGGACTAGTTTGTCAAATTAAAGAAAAAAATGTTAGGCCTCTGAATGAAAAATTATCAGCATTATTTTTTTATCCATTAAGATATTATAACAGAAATCAAAGAATTAAACTTCTTAATGATATTAATGGGATTATTGCAATTAGCCCAACTTTAAAAAAATTATTACGTATTAATGGAGTTAAGAATAAAATTTATGTGTGCAATCAGCCAATTGATGATGATATGCTGATTAAACCCCAAAAACGGTTGCATTTTGACAAAAAAACAATTTTTTATCAGGGCGGCGGTGAACCATTTAAAGGCGTAAGGGTTTTGATTGAAGCATTTATTAAGCTTAAACAAGATGACACCAAATTACTAATAGCGGGAGATATTAGAAAAGAAAATAATTTAAATATTAAATTAATCCAACATAAATATCCGAATATTAAATTTTTGGGTCAAGTTTCTGTTGATGATATTAAAAAATATTATTACTCCTCTGATATTTTTGTGTTTCCAAGTTTATGGTTTGAAGCTTTTGGCAGAGGTTGGGCAGAAGCGGCCTGTTGTGGAAAACCTATAATTACTTTTAGAGGAAGGGGCGGTTCTTCAGATTTTTTAAGTAATAATGTTAATGCTTTAGTGATTGAACCGAGGATGAATGATATTGTTTTGGCTATGGACAAATTATTAAATGATGGGAAATTAAGAAATAAATTGGCTAAGAATGTAAAAGAATTTGCAAAACAAAATTTAGTTGCATCTAAGGTTGCTGATAAACTCACCTCAATATATGATGAGGTTTTAAAATTATGA
- a CDS encoding CDP-alcohol phosphatidyltransferase family protein: MHIPSIKKLKKIIYKNEMEDWFSRSYRKISIYGTWLSLHIPEITPTQITLMSLVFGVMAGIFYATGDYIFGLYGSFLFFLMWYADCIDGEIARFKKMSSIEGHHMDALAGHLGEIAILFGIVFGSFIKTESFWILGMGFIMLMSMISYDLIVNLRYATYNYYCYHKNKQQEILGRLFFNTAPKNNKKPGLLTGIFFNLSKLMFLFQLSFRNIFIIFMSIFNRMEYVVFFYALIYPPFLIVNIIYQYYGGLKAFFDRTDKYQKTGKVTTFSDS; the protein is encoded by the coding sequence ATGCATATTCCCTCAATTAAAAAATTAAAAAAAATAATTTATAAAAATGAGATGGAAGATTGGTTTTCCAGATCTTATAGAAAAATCTCTATTTATGGTACTTGGTTATCTTTGCATATTCCAGAAATTACCCCCACGCAAATAACATTAATGAGTTTAGTGTTTGGTGTAATGGCTGGAATATTTTATGCTACTGGAGATTATATATTCGGTTTATATGGTAGTTTTTTATTTTTCTTAATGTGGTATGCTGATTGTATTGATGGAGAAATTGCAAGATTTAAAAAAATGTCTTCTATTGAGGGACACCATATGGATGCATTAGCCGGACATTTAGGAGAGATCGCAATTTTATTTGGTATTGTATTCGGATCTTTTATTAAAACAGAAAGTTTTTGGATTTTGGGCATGGGTTTTATTATGCTTATGTCAATGATATCATATGATTTAATTGTAAATCTGCGTTATGCGACATATAATTATTATTGTTATCACAAAAATAAACAACAAGAGATATTAGGGCGCTTGTTTTTTAATACTGCACCTAAAAACAATAAAAAACCTGGATTATTAACGGGAATATTCTTTAACTTAAGTAAATTAATGTTTTTGTTTCAACTTTCATTTAGGAATATTTTTATCATTTTTATGTCAATCTTTAATAGAATGGAATATGTTGTATTCTTCTATGCTTTAATTTATCCCCCCTTTTTAATCGTTAATATAATCTATCAATATTATGGCGGACTTAAGGCATTTTTTGACCGTACAGATAAATATCAAAAAACGGGTAAAGTTACTACTTTTAGTGATTCATAA
- a CDS encoding class I SAM-dependent methyltransferase, with amino-acid sequence MKCKKLIQEIVIDEYSGAGVQEAYREMTKEGLWQSEEKLFNKYFKKGSKILDVGCGSGRTTFPLIRMGYKVIGIDLTPAMITSAKKIAEELKTKTDFNIGNVTNLEFINENFDGALFSFNGWDQIPGKEDRLKALKEVYRVLKPGGYFIFTSHIREIGKRTPYWIMQWIKMYILERFGFPANEIEFGDKFWKNATREKYKHGQYIHIPKLSEIKQQIAHAGFELVIYEWRNIIAPEDLKLKSRNTVFFVCRSLKA; translated from the coding sequence ATGAAATGCAAAAAATTAATTCAAGAGATAGTTATTGATGAATATTCAGGTGCAGGAGTTCAAGAGGCATATAGAGAAATGACTAAAGAGGGGTTATGGCAGTCAGAAGAAAAATTATTTAATAAGTATTTTAAAAAAGGGTCAAAAATTTTAGATGTTGGTTGCGGTTCTGGCAGGACGACTTTCCCATTAATAAGGATGGGTTATAAAGTAATAGGGATAGATTTAACACCTGCGATGATAACCTCTGCAAAAAAAATCGCCGAAGAATTAAAGACAAAGACTGACTTTAATATCGGAAATGTAACAAATTTAGAATTCATAAATGAAAATTTTGATGGCGCTTTATTTTCGTTTAACGGATGGGATCAAATCCCCGGAAAAGAAGACAGATTAAAAGCATTGAAAGAAGTATATAGGGTTTTAAAACCCGGAGGGTATTTTATTTTCACATCCCACATAAGAGAAATAGGAAAACGAACTCCATATTGGATAATGCAATGGATAAAAATGTATATTTTAGAGCGATTTGGTTTTCCTGCCAATGAGATTGAATTTGGAGATAAGTTTTGGAAAAATGCCACTAGGGAAAAATATAAGCATGGACAATACATTCATATACCCAAATTATCTGAAATTAAACAGCAAATTGCACACGCCGGTTTTGAATTAGTAATTTATGAGTGGAGAAATATTATTGCTCCCGAAGATTTAAAATTAAAGAGCAGAAATACTGTGTTTTTTGTATGTCGTTCATTAAAAGCTTAA
- a CDS encoding radical SAM protein — MTHQLNSIKKVLLLTPSFTVDKTSIRRLVNPINFLYIGAVLEQNGYEVVIVDSPCEGYDNISEEGEYVTYGLSPEQIKERINLEKPDVVGVACSFSFNEEKVNKLCTLIKSLDTNIITIVGGIHPSFFPKEMMEECSDIDFIVLNEGEYRALNLLNALKNGKSYDEIEGIAFRKNNEIKINPAKGFIQDLDKIPFPARHLVNMEKYFEIGMHANPFVRNRRVARVLTSRGCPFNCCFCPGTSYWGRFRPRSVENIIEEMRILKEKYHAGELHFLDDNLTLDRKRAMELFKRMKEEKFGFKWCTPGGIMMKTLDEELIKAMAESGCYQLTFSPETGSQRVLDQIIHKHFDLKIVKPLVEICHKHDIDVHSNFIVGLPGETREELMMTFNFAKEVDFDSVAFFIAVPVVGTELYNICKTRGWLKNTSRTADFKHANIFIGEHEKEFVMPREELEKLVETNTREFNEWSKQKNPERWNRKFKIYNETKKDLSDKIMGRVV; from the coding sequence ATGACTCATCAATTAAACTCAATTAAAAAAGTATTACTTTTAACTCCTTCTTTTACAGTAGATAAAACATCAATCAGAAGATTAGTAAATCCCATAAATTTTTTATATATTGGAGCTGTTCTTGAACAAAATGGTTATGAGGTTGTTATTGTAGATAGCCCTTGTGAAGGTTATGATAATATTTCAGAAGAGGGAGAATATGTTACTTATGGATTAAGCCCTGAACAAATAAAAGAAAGAATCAACCTTGAAAAACCTGATGTAGTTGGTGTTGCATGTTCTTTTTCATTTAATGAAGAAAAAGTAAATAAATTATGCACTTTGATAAAATCCCTAGATACCAATATCATCACTATAGTTGGAGGAATACATCCTAGTTTCTTTCCGAAAGAAATGATGGAAGAATGCAGTGATATTGATTTTATTGTTCTAAACGAAGGCGAATATCGGGCATTAAATTTATTGAATGCTTTGAAAAATGGAAAATCTTATGATGAAATTGAAGGAATTGCATTTCGTAAAAACAATGAGATAAAAATAAATCCTGCTAAGGGATTTATTCAAGATTTAGATAAAATTCCTTTCCCTGCGAGACATTTAGTAAATATGGAAAAGTATTTTGAAATTGGAATGCATGCAAATCCATTTGTGCGTAACAGAAGAGTTGCAAGAGTTTTAACATCAAGGGGGTGTCCTTTTAATTGTTGTTTTTGTCCGGGCACAAGTTATTGGGGAAGATTCCGGCCAAGAAGTGTTGAAAACATAATTGAAGAAATGAGAATACTTAAAGAAAAATATCATGCAGGAGAGTTACACTTTTTAGATGATAATCTTACCCTCGATCGTAAAAGGGCAATGGAATTATTCAAAAGAATGAAGGAAGAGAAATTTGGTTTTAAGTGGTGTACTCCCGGCGGAATAATGATGAAAACATTAGATGAAGAACTAATCAAAGCTATGGCTGAATCCGGATGTTACCAATTAACATTTTCACCTGAAACCGGAAGTCAAAGGGTACTTGATCAAATTATCCACAAACATTTCGATCTAAAAATAGTTAAGCCATTAGTAGAGATATGTCATAAACATGATATAGATGTGCACTCAAATTTTATAGTGGGGCTGCCTGGTGAAACCCGCGAAGAATTAATGATGACTTTTAATTTTGCAAAAGAAGTTGATTTTGATAGTGTTGCTTTTTTTATTGCGGTTCCTGTTGTAGGAACTGAATTATACAATATATGTAAAACGCGGGGATGGCTTAAAAATACAAGTCGTACTGCTGATTTCAAGCATGCAAATATTTTTATCGGTGAACATGAAAAAGAATTTGTCATGCCCAGAGAGGAATTAGAAAAATTAGTTGAAACAAATACCAGGGAATTTAATGAATGGAGCAAACAAAAAAATCCTGAAAGATGGAACCGTAAATTCAAGATATATAATGAAACAAAAAAAGATCTTTCTGATAAAATTATGGGAAGGGTTGTTTAA
- a CDS encoding aminotransferase class V-fold PLP-dependent enzyme, translating into MVTVYTTGTWDLFHIGHLNILRRSKKLGDKLIVGVSTDELVNSYKENLVIPFVDRAEIIQACKYVDEVISQHKLMDISQLIEINPDIVTIGSDWKDKYLEGLEWFKQQPNKKVVYLDYTGRISSTTIRNKLFGFDMHENLLKPKLFTIGCHESRDMMYNRSPEFSKLYLKLQDGLKELFKTKNDVYILTSSGTGAMECVITNILSKGDEVLVVNGGPFGQRWAEICKCFGIHVKELKVEFGKSIKPTEIEANLAGNIKAVFVTHNETSSCNLTDVKTIGEIVKKSNALFVVDAISSFLGEELEVDNWGIDVVISSSQKALLLPPGLSFISLSEKAWKSTSDLPKYYFDLRKYKSELIRGQTPFTPAISLILQLSRQINKRYSFNSSVVRNSIVNLGYSLVGENPSNYGTAFYANDAPQIIEAFKKEKILVNPSAPPYDKSIIRVAITNAEDAQHFSEILKKITNEMNFKIREKDELPRL; encoded by the coding sequence ATGGTAACTGTTTATACAACCGGAACTTGGGATTTATTTCACATAGGACATCTTAATATATTGAGAAGATCAAAAAAATTAGGAGACAAATTAATTGTGGGCGTTAGCACCGACGAGTTAGTTAATTCATATAAAGAAAATTTAGTTATTCCCTTTGTAGATCGCGCGGAAATTATACAAGCTTGTAAATATGTAGATGAAGTAATATCTCAACATAAATTAATGGATATAAGTCAATTAATTGAAATAAATCCGGATATAGTTACCATAGGCAGTGATTGGAAAGATAAGTATTTAGAAGGTTTAGAATGGTTTAAGCAACAACCAAATAAAAAAGTAGTTTACTTGGATTATACTGGGCGCATTAGTTCAACTACAATCAGAAATAAGCTGTTTGGTTTTGATATGCATGAAAATCTTCTAAAGCCCAAGTTATTTACCATTGGTTGTCATGAATCCAGAGACATGATGTATAACAGGTCTCCTGAATTTTCTAAGCTTTATTTGAAATTGCAGGATGGATTAAAAGAACTTTTTAAAACAAAGAATGATGTATATATTTTAACTAGCTCTGGAACTGGCGCAATGGAGTGTGTTATAACAAATATATTATCTAAAGGAGATGAAGTTTTAGTAGTTAACGGGGGGCCTTTCGGACAAAGATGGGCCGAGATATGCAAGTGTTTTGGAATTCATGTTAAAGAATTAAAGGTGGAATTTGGAAAATCAATTAAGCCAACTGAGATTGAAGCTAATTTAGCTGGAAATATAAAAGCTGTTTTTGTGACGCATAATGAGACTTCATCATGCAATCTTACGGATGTTAAAACAATTGGGGAAATTGTCAAAAAATCAAATGCTTTATTTGTAGTTGATGCCATTTCAAGTTTTTTAGGTGAGGAATTAGAAGTTGATAATTGGGGAATTGATGTAGTAATCAGCAGCAGTCAAAAAGCATTGTTGCTTCCGCCAGGTTTATCATTTATATCATTGAGTGAAAAAGCCTGGAAAAGCACTTCTGATTTACCTAAATATTATTTTGATTTAAGAAAATATAAATCTGAGCTAATAAGAGGTCAAACTCCTTTTACTCCCGCGATAAGTTTAATATTGCAACTTTCAAGACAGATCAATAAAAGATATTCTTTTAATAGTTCGGTTGTCAGAAATAGCATAGTTAATTTGGGTTATTCGCTTGTAGGAGAAAATCCTTCCAATTATGGCACTGCATTTTATGCAAACGATGCGCCGCAAATAATTGAAGCATTTAAAAAAGAAAAAATTCTTGTTAACCCTTCTGCTCCCCCTTATGATAAGAGCATAATTAGGGTCGCAATAACAAATGCAGAAGATGCCCAGCATTTTTCAGAAATTTTAAAAAAAATAACTAACGAAATGAATTTTAAAATAAGAGAAAAAGATGAATTGCCCCGTTTGTGA